A window of the Thalassospira indica genome harbors these coding sequences:
- a CDS encoding heavy-metal-associated domain-containing protein, protein MENMTCALCPVTVKTAMEAVTGVEAVDVNFDKKTATVTFNSSVANVETIGIASTNAGYPAKARD, encoded by the coding sequence ATCGAAAACATGACCTGCGCCCTGTGTCCGGTGACGGTCAAAACCGCGATGGAAGCCGTCACCGGCGTAGAGGCCGTAGACGTCAACTTCGATAAAAAAACCGCAACTGTCACCTTCAACTCGTCAGTCGCCAATGTGGAAACCATCGGGATCGCTTCGACAAATGCCGGTTATCCGGCCAAGGCGCGGGATTAA
- a CDS encoding DDE-type integrase/transposase/recombinase — protein MPAEALLALRTRLSSLPARDPGRASAVARTAELYGLSISSVYRQLRNLQRPKGMQRSDSGEPRVMSRLDMERYCEIVAALKIRTENGKGHKLSTNEAIRLLEDHGIETPEGYVQAPKGTLATSTLNRWLRNWGYDHPRMIRGPAAVRFQARYSNELWHFDMSPSDLKELDQPEWIEPGRGAPTLMLYSVVDDRSGVSYQEYRCVYGEDAESALRFLFNAMAAKEGTTLQGRPLGLYLDNGPVAKSIVFQTVMGHLGVDWRTHMPRGSDGRRVTARSKGKVERPFLTVKEAHETLYHFHRPKTEAEANSWLLNFINRYNDKPHRHEAHSRTEDWCSNLPAQGLREMCSWERYCAFAREPERRTVAADARIHLKGAYYEVDPDLAGEEVLLWWGLFDQELFVEFGNKRYGPYRPVGGPIPLHRYRKQAKSPREKRADKVADLAARISVPRSAFAGSEQVFSSAEIIPLVEATFEDPDPWHQFSYASTLDARRGIADLLEKPLARLSAEDLEFIEELVTTTTNKREISTAIKTRFGKNPKT, from the coding sequence ATACCGGCCGAGGCACTTCTGGCGCTTCGGACCAGATTGTCTTCTCTGCCCGCGCGAGATCCTGGCCGGGCCAGCGCTGTTGCACGAACAGCCGAATTATATGGTCTCAGTATATCATCGGTCTATCGCCAGTTACGAAACTTGCAACGCCCGAAAGGCATGCAGCGTTCTGATAGCGGCGAGCCGAGGGTCATGTCGCGGTTAGACATGGAGCGATATTGCGAGATCGTTGCCGCCCTGAAAATCAGAACTGAGAATGGCAAAGGTCACAAGTTGTCGACGAATGAAGCCATCCGGTTGCTTGAGGATCACGGTATTGAGACGCCCGAAGGTTATGTGCAAGCCCCTAAAGGAACGCTGGCGACATCTACCCTGAACCGGTGGCTTCGGAACTGGGGATATGATCATCCCCGGATGATACGCGGCCCGGCTGCGGTTCGGTTTCAGGCCAGATATTCCAACGAACTCTGGCATTTCGACATGAGTCCGTCCGACCTTAAGGAACTTGACCAGCCGGAATGGATTGAACCCGGACGCGGAGCACCAACCCTGATGCTCTATAGCGTGGTAGATGATCGTAGTGGTGTTTCCTATCAGGAATATCGCTGTGTGTATGGTGAGGATGCGGAATCTGCCTTGCGGTTCCTGTTCAACGCCATGGCAGCCAAAGAAGGCACCACACTTCAGGGCAGACCGTTAGGACTGTATCTCGACAATGGACCAGTTGCCAAAAGCATCGTGTTCCAGACCGTCATGGGACATCTTGGTGTTGATTGGCGTACTCACATGCCTCGCGGCTCGGACGGTCGACGGGTTACGGCGCGATCCAAGGGCAAGGTTGAACGTCCGTTCCTGACCGTCAAGGAAGCTCATGAAACCCTGTATCACTTTCATCGTCCCAAAACAGAGGCCGAAGCCAATAGCTGGTTGTTGAACTTTATTAACCGCTACAATGACAAACCGCATCGCCATGAAGCCCATAGCCGAACGGAAGACTGGTGTTCAAACTTGCCCGCGCAGGGCCTGCGCGAAATGTGTTCCTGGGAACGGTATTGCGCTTTTGCCCGGGAACCGGAACGTCGAACGGTTGCAGCGGACGCCCGCATTCATCTGAAGGGAGCCTATTATGAGGTAGACCCGGATCTGGCGGGTGAAGAAGTTTTATTGTGGTGGGGATTGTTCGATCAAGAACTGTTTGTCGAGTTTGGCAATAAACGCTATGGCCCGTATCGCCCGGTCGGTGGACCGATACCTTTGCACCGCTATCGCAAACAGGCCAAATCGCCCCGCGAGAAGCGTGCCGACAAAGTAGCCGACTTGGCGGCCAGAATATCGGTACCGCGTTCGGCCTTTGCCGGGTCGGAACAGGTGTTTTCCAGCGCAGAGATTATCCCCCTCGTTGAAGCAACGTTTGAAGATCCGGACCCGTGGCACCAGTTCAGTTATGCCAGCACCCTCGATGCGCGTCGCGGCATTGCGGATTTGTTGGAAAAACCGCTGGCGCGGTTGAGTGCCGAAGACCTTGAATTCATCGAGGAGCTTGTCACCACCACGACAAACAAACGTGAAATTTCTACGGCGATCAAAACACGGTTCGGCAAGAACCCTAAAACATAG
- a CDS encoding MerR family transcriptional regulator — protein sequence MNSRSGMLSIGTLAKATGVASPTIRYYEDIGLLPKPRRTTSDQRIYDESDKERLIFIRRCRDFGFSINQVRLLAGLSISPDQNCREVRDIAHAHLTDVRAKLKELRALEKSLTGFVEQCDAACSGGPGRECLVFKDIAKPENNKCC from the coding sequence ATGAATAGTCGTTCGGGTATGCTGAGTATCGGCACCCTTGCCAAGGCGACCGGAGTTGCTTCGCCGACGATCCGGTATTACGAGGACATAGGTCTGTTACCCAAGCCGCGTCGAACTACAAGCGACCAGCGCATCTATGACGAAAGCGACAAAGAGCGTCTGATCTTTATCAGGCGATGCCGAGACTTCGGCTTTTCCATCAACCAGGTTCGGCTTTTGGCGGGTTTGTCGATTAGCCCCGATCAGAATTGCAGAGAAGTTCGGGACATTGCTCACGCACACCTAACAGATGTCCGCGCAAAACTTAAAGAACTTCGTGCGCTGGAGAAGAGCCTGACTGGGTTTGTCGAACAGTGTGATGCGGCCTGTTCAGGTGGCCCTGGTCGGGAATGTCTGGTGTTTAAAGACATTGCGAAACCCGAGAACAATAAATGCTGTTGA
- a CDS encoding ATP-binding protein, with the protein MSAEYEVVSPDAGAMIESMRAFGYDLATALADLIDNSISANAKNIWVEFMWDGAESAILIVDDGEGMDEAGLVAAMRMGSISPMVKRSENDLGRFGLGLKTASLSQARCLTVVSLANGAEVVTRCWDLNYIAEHGGGEWRLLKPPIPDVKNHAERLQSIGKGTIVALSKLDRVVRDGSPGDKKAEKRFRERIDEVRAHLGMVFHRYLKGPGALSMFINGTKVSGWDPFIEGKSEALAAERLSYEGEKIQVFPFVLPHHSRLTKEEHSAASGPKGWNAQQGFYVYRNRRLIVSGDWLSLGIQKEEHYKLARIQIDLPNSLDEAWHLDVKKARAYPPAAMRDDLKRIARATRDKAAKVYRHRGKVLQRKHADDFVFVWSAKTLRGRTYYKVNRDHPLVKSVRKSCEDGEKFSSLLSMIEQAVPSPLIVINNAEQPDTLGVPFGDDPKGLLQCMREVYGILIQEGETNTAAATKLAVMEPFNAHPDVLTAFLDEINRG; encoded by the coding sequence ATGAGCGCCGAATACGAGGTTGTGTCACCCGACGCGGGCGCGATGATTGAGTCAATGCGAGCGTTCGGTTATGACCTTGCCACAGCACTTGCAGATCTCATCGATAACAGCATCTCGGCAAACGCCAAAAACATCTGGGTCGAGTTTATGTGGGATGGCGCTGAATCGGCAATTCTCATCGTTGATGATGGCGAAGGCATGGATGAAGCCGGTCTGGTAGCGGCAATGCGAATGGGCAGTATCAGCCCGATGGTGAAAAGGTCAGAAAATGACTTAGGCAGATTCGGCCTAGGACTGAAGACTGCATCCCTCTCTCAGGCAAGATGTCTTACGGTTGTCTCTCTTGCGAATGGCGCTGAAGTCGTCACCCGCTGTTGGGATCTCAATTATATTGCGGAACACGGAGGTGGTGAATGGCGGCTCCTGAAACCACCGATACCAGATGTGAAAAACCATGCGGAGCGCCTGCAATCGATCGGAAAGGGAACGATTGTAGCGCTGTCGAAGCTCGATAGGGTGGTCAGGGACGGTTCTCCCGGAGATAAAAAGGCAGAAAAAAGGTTCCGTGAGAGAATCGACGAAGTACGTGCTCATCTGGGCATGGTATTCCATCGGTACCTTAAGGGTCCAGGCGCATTATCGATGTTCATCAATGGTACGAAGGTCTCTGGCTGGGATCCCTTTATTGAAGGAAAGTCCGAAGCGTTAGCCGCGGAGCGGCTTTCCTATGAGGGAGAAAAGATACAAGTCTTCCCGTTTGTGCTGCCGCACCATTCACGTTTGACCAAGGAGGAGCATAGCGCAGCATCAGGTCCCAAGGGCTGGAATGCACAGCAGGGTTTTTATGTATATCGCAATCGGCGGCTGATTGTTTCCGGGGACTGGCTTAGTCTGGGGATCCAAAAAGAGGAGCATTACAAGCTCGCACGCATTCAGATCGATTTGCCTAATTCACTTGATGAGGCATGGCATCTTGACGTCAAAAAGGCCCGAGCATATCCGCCAGCAGCAATGCGAGACGACCTTAAAAGGATTGCACGTGCGACGAGGGATAAGGCCGCAAAGGTATACAGGCACCGGGGAAAAGTTCTTCAGCGAAAGCATGCTGATGACTTTGTCTTCGTCTGGTCTGCTAAAACCCTGAGAGGCAGAACCTATTATAAGGTCAACAGGGATCATCCGCTGGTGAAATCAGTGAGAAAATCCTGCGAAGACGGAGAAAAATTCTCATCCCTTCTCTCGATGATCGAGCAGGCTGTTCCGAGCCCTCTTATCGTTATCAACAATGCCGAGCAGCCCGACACCCTGGGAGTTCCTTTTGGGGATGATCCGAAAGGACTATTGCAGTGCATGCGTGAGGTTTACGGGATCCTTATCCAAGAGGGAGAAACGAATACTGCTGCGGCTACAAAGCTCGCTGTGATGGAGCCGTTCAATGCTCATCCTGATGTGCTGACCGCGTTCTTGGACGAAATTAATAGGGGGTAA
- a CDS encoding mercuric transporter MerT family protein, translating to MTGSRQKEVCLRLVVWSEPFLHPPAVWPPLLLLMLGVSGAWIGNLTALEPYKPLFATVALIFIGMGFWLVYFKTKPACDDGSYCARPESALITKAALWFSTVLVGLALTINWWAPLFY from the coding sequence ATGACGGGAAGCAGACAAAAAGAGGTCTGCTTGCGACTGGTGGTGTGGTCGGAGCCATTCTTGCATCCGCCTGCTGTGTGGCCGCCGCTCCTGCTTCTGATGCTGGGCGTATCAGGGGCATGGATCGGCAATCTGACGGCCCTTGAACCTTACAAACCACTCTTCGCGACGGTGGCTCTGATATTTATCGGGATGGGGTTCTGGCTGGTCTATTTCAAGACCAAGCCAGCTTGTGACGACGGGTCTTACTGCGCCCGTCCGGAATCCGCACTGATCACCAAAGCCGCCCTGTGGTTCTCAACCGTGCTGGTGGGATTGGCCCTGACAATCAACTGGTGGGCACCGCTGTTCTATTAG
- the merF gene encoding mercury resistance system transport protein MerF, whose product MRGNTIFKKGIVGTIFAAICCFTPILVVMFGALGLSAWLGWIDYVLIPGLLLFIALALYGYRQRTRAHACCETDTQPTTRKGR is encoded by the coding sequence ATGCGTGGCAACACCATTTTCAAAAAAGGGATCGTCGGAACAATTTTTGCTGCGATCTGCTGTTTCACACCAATCCTAGTTGTCATGTTCGGGGCCCTTGGACTCTCTGCATGGCTGGGCTGGATAGACTATGTCCTCATACCCGGATTACTCCTGTTCATTGCCCTGGCACTTTACGGCTACCGGCAGCGAACCCGTGCGCACGCTTGCTGCGAGACCGATACACAACCAACCACCCGGAAAGGAAGATAA
- a CDS encoding arsenic resistance protein has translation MRDWLESRQIIVYFVAIGLGVVIGITAPQMSVAFEGVITPVLATLIYTTFLQVPLADLRGAMTNRRFLAALLLANFLVIPVFVWLLFQMVPDHSAVQLGVLLVLLTPCIDYVVVFTHMGRGNARLILAATPILLIVQILLLPLYLWLFLGPNTAELLSPGPFLAAFLWLIAVPLVLAWLTELLARRHTTSQKFTASMTLGPVPLMALTLFLVIGAELPRIREAQDIVLSIVAIYIVYAVVSPLIGWAIARFAHLDADAGRAVMFSTGTRNSLVVLPLALAAPFDGSLVAGVVVTQTLVELLAELAYIRLVPTLMASRPTRGG, from the coding sequence ATGCGTGATTGGCTGGAATCGCGTCAGATTATTGTTTACTTCGTTGCAATTGGTCTGGGGGTGGTTATCGGCATAACGGCGCCTCAAATGTCAGTGGCATTCGAAGGTGTCATTACGCCAGTTTTGGCTACACTCATTTACACGACCTTTTTGCAAGTGCCGCTAGCCGATCTTCGCGGCGCAATGACCAACCGGCGCTTTCTTGCGGCATTGCTACTGGCGAACTTTCTCGTCATACCCGTGTTCGTCTGGTTGTTGTTCCAGATGGTGCCGGATCATTCCGCCGTGCAACTTGGCGTACTTCTCGTCCTGCTGACGCCGTGCATCGACTATGTCGTTGTGTTTACGCATATGGGGCGAGGAAACGCACGTCTTATACTTGCCGCCACGCCCATTCTTCTTATCGTGCAAATCCTGCTGCTCCCGCTTTATCTCTGGCTTTTTTTGGGGCCAAACACAGCAGAACTGTTAAGCCCCGGTCCTTTCCTCGCAGCGTTCCTGTGGCTTATTGCGGTGCCTCTGGTCCTAGCCTGGTTGACGGAGCTTTTGGCCAGACGTCATACAACCAGCCAAAAGTTTACCGCCTCCATGACGTTGGGTCCTGTTCCCCTGATGGCATTGACATTGTTTCTGGTTATCGGTGCGGAGCTTCCCCGGATCAGGGAGGCGCAAGACATCGTCTTGAGCATTGTAGCGATCTATATTGTCTATGCTGTGGTTTCGCCACTTATCGGCTGGGCTATTGCCCGGTTCGCACATCTTGATGCTGATGCTGGTCGGGCTGTGATGTTTAGCACTGGTACCCGAAATTCTCTGGTCGTATTGCCGCTGGCACTCGCAGCCCCGTTTGACGGGAGCCTTGTTGCTGGTGTTGTCGTGACACAAACACTCGTCGAACTACTGGCCGAGCTTGCCTATATAAGGCTTGTTCCGACCCTGATGGCTTCACGACCAACACGTGGTGGGTGA
- a CDS encoding MerR family transcriptional regulator: MDDHNSGRRLKRAELSKVTGCHLETVRYYEKTGMMPDPRRSKTGYRLYDETHVSRLRFILRARELGFSIEDIRGLLTLIDGQLQTCSEVKQRTESHLADVRTKIDDLKRIEQVLAETAAQCSVKDVPECPVLEALFHV; this comes from the coding sequence ATGGACGATCACAATTCCGGGAGGCGACTAAAGCGAGCAGAATTGTCGAAGGTGACAGGCTGCCACCTTGAAACGGTCCGCTATTATGAAAAGACCGGCATGATGCCAGATCCGCGGCGCAGCAAAACGGGTTACAGGCTGTATGACGAAACACATGTTTCCCGGTTGCGGTTTATCCTGCGCGCCCGTGAACTGGGTTTTTCGATTGAAGATATCCGGGGGTTGCTGACTCTTATAGATGGTCAGTTGCAAACATGTTCGGAGGTCAAACAGCGTACGGAAAGCCATCTCGCTGACGTGCGCACAAAAATTGATGACCTGAAACGGATCGAACAGGTTTTGGCGGAAACGGCAGCTCAATGTTCAGTAAAAGATGTGCCTGAGTGCCCTGTTCTGGAAGCCTTGTTCCACGTTTGA
- the merA gene encoding mercury(II) reductase, which yields MNNCCSTDKQDYDLAVIGAGSAGFSAAITAAEQGARVAHIGKGMIGGTCVNVGCVPSKTMIRAAEAVHGAAGAARFPGLSGNAHVADWQSLIKAKEDLVSGLRQKKYIDLLPEYDGIDYLEGDVVFNDTGLLLDGKKLVARKTIIATGTSPSFPDIPGIENVPCLTSTTALELDQQPRSLLVIGGGYIGCELAQMFARLGSSVTLVTRSRLLPESEPEIAASLTQELRNEGVSVRTGLTYERVERKNDKTELTINVEGQAEVLFAEQILVTTGRKPNTNGLGLETAGIEVNSNGGIVVDGYMRTTRPDVYAAGDVTGRDQFVYMAAYGAKLAAINAYNRDEQTYDNTTMPWVVFTDPQVSGVGLSEVQAQKRGFVVKTSVVPLDQVPRSLAARDTRGLIKLIADEATDRLLGAQILAPEGCDSIQTMALAIRFGMTAKELGETIFPYLTTVEGLKLAAQTFNRDVSKLSCCAG from the coding sequence ATGAACAATTGTTGTTCGACCGACAAACAGGACTATGACCTTGCTGTCATCGGCGCGGGTTCGGCCGGTTTTTCGGCGGCGATTACGGCCGCTGAACAGGGCGCAAGGGTCGCACATATCGGCAAGGGAATGATTGGCGGCACATGCGTCAATGTCGGGTGTGTGCCCTCCAAAACCATGATCCGTGCCGCAGAGGCCGTGCATGGTGCAGCGGGTGCTGCGCGTTTTCCCGGCCTCTCCGGAAACGCTCATGTCGCTGACTGGCAGTCCCTGATCAAGGCTAAAGAGGATCTGGTTTCCGGTTTGCGTCAGAAGAAATATATCGATCTGCTGCCCGAATATGATGGCATCGATTATCTCGAAGGGGATGTTGTATTTAATGACACCGGTCTTCTGCTTGACGGCAAAAAGCTTGTTGCAAGAAAGACAATCATTGCAACCGGCACATCCCCGTCATTTCCCGATATTCCGGGCATTGAGAATGTCCCCTGTCTGACCAGCACAACGGCACTTGAACTTGATCAGCAGCCACGATCACTTCTCGTGATTGGCGGCGGATATATCGGTTGTGAACTGGCTCAGATGTTCGCACGGCTCGGCAGCTCGGTTACGCTGGTGACACGGTCACGGCTTCTTCCCGAATCAGAACCGGAAATTGCTGCATCGCTCACTCAGGAGTTAAGGAATGAAGGGGTATCCGTTCGCACGGGCCTCACCTACGAGAGGGTTGAACGGAAGAATGATAAAACGGAACTGACCATTAATGTCGAAGGCCAAGCCGAGGTTCTTTTTGCTGAACAGATCCTGGTAACGACAGGCCGTAAGCCGAATACAAACGGATTAGGCCTCGAAACGGCCGGAATTGAAGTAAATTCGAATGGCGGAATTGTTGTGGACGGGTACATGCGGACGACGCGTCCTGATGTATATGCTGCGGGCGATGTGACCGGGCGCGACCAGTTCGTTTATATGGCAGCTTATGGCGCCAAACTTGCGGCAATAAATGCCTATAACCGTGACGAACAGACATATGACAACACAACGATGCCCTGGGTTGTCTTCACCGATCCACAAGTTTCTGGCGTAGGTCTCTCCGAGGTTCAGGCACAGAAACGGGGCTTTGTGGTCAAGACATCTGTCGTGCCGCTTGATCAGGTGCCCAGATCACTTGCCGCCCGTGATACACGCGGTTTGATAAAACTCATTGCAGATGAAGCAACTGACCGCTTGCTGGGCGCTCAGATACTGGCACCCGAGGGCTGTGACAGCATTCAGACAATGGCGCTGGCCATACGCTTCGGGATGACCGCCAAAGAACTGGGGGAAACAATCTTCCCATATCTGACAACAGTAGAAGGGCTTAAATTGGCTGCCCAAACATTCAACAGGGATGTGTCGAAACTATCCTGCTGCGCGGGATAG
- a CDS encoding recombinase family protein, with the protein MRIGYARVSTDDQNLDLQNDALREAGCERIFRDKVSGAKTDRPGLDRTFEELRQGDVLVVWRLDRLGRSLKELIAHAEMLAERQIGLRSITEAIDTTTSGGKLVFHIFAALAEFERNLIRERTKAGLEAARSRGRKGGRRKALTKDKRRHVVDLYRSRQHSIKEICDLMGVSRATVYTYVAEFADSIDGEADNER; encoded by the coding sequence ATGCGTATCGGCTATGCACGTGTCTCGACCGACGATCAAAATCTTGACCTGCAAAATGATGCTTTGCGGGAAGCCGGTTGTGAGCGCATTTTTCGGGACAAGGTGAGCGGCGCCAAAACTGATCGTCCAGGGCTTGATCGCACCTTCGAAGAATTACGTCAGGGCGATGTGCTGGTTGTCTGGCGTCTGGATCGCCTTGGACGGTCCCTGAAGGAATTGATTGCGCACGCCGAGATGCTGGCCGAACGACAAATCGGTCTGCGATCAATTACCGAAGCGATTGATACGACCACCAGCGGCGGCAAGCTGGTCTTTCATATCTTTGCAGCCTTGGCTGAATTCGAACGCAACCTGATCCGGGAGCGAACGAAAGCCGGTTTGGAAGCCGCAAGATCGCGCGGCCGGAAAGGCGGTCGCCGTAAGGCACTGACCAAAGACAAGCGTCGACACGTCGTGGACCTGTATCGATCAAGACAGCACAGTATTAAAGAGATCTGCGATCTGATGGGTGTGTCGCGGGCAACCGTCTATACCTATGTCGCGGAATTTGCCGATAGCATTGATGGCGAGGCCGACAATGAAAGGTAG
- a CDS encoding TniQ family protein — protein sequence MSGDLSLLVRPKPEKAESFRGYLLRVSTENGYHNPNWMLRQLGIHPRAYLPRDDVAKLASVLNLADHELSNIQSRIVGPRWVRVGSHEIHICAQERRSFRYCPQCLSEAPYHRALWEFKPMSACPKHGTYLLETCSKCYRRVGWARENLLECGCGADLRSFRPRSAPDKTVDFCRLLEKRFDGQPADENCAMHPAFQKLSFTDLLNHTMFLAAYISGRGRGTGRQLFYNLTADALREVFDRVSVILADWPNGFHLLLDEVRQFTEQDVGKHVGLEAEFRSLYTNLFRKQQEVEHLHLIRAEFAKYIEGKWFAGFVVPTSKRLSDEWSQDQSFVTVAEAARRLGIHPSILRRDIAEGSLAATTRQMQSRCLRVLEVSEVERYRNARENLLGTNDAQELLGVSKHPFMKLVNAGLIKVVKGPKVDGSQHWAFKKQDINEFIASVTRQAAYCENADEPVTFAKAIRRCTAKGLCIVDLIQGLLGGELKSLKRSTKVTNLRDLFFNDTDFRAFLYNEKRTIKWAVTIREASRMLGLNEEATRHLVHKGLLETTSVAIDGRLRRQVSLDAIERFNATYVSASSLAARNDTSAKTVVIKQKEFGIRPVTGPEVDGGRQYFFRRKGSILCLI from the coding sequence ATGTCAGGTGATCTGTCACTATTGGTACGTCCTAAGCCGGAGAAGGCAGAGAGCTTCCGGGGATATCTGCTCAGGGTTTCGACGGAAAATGGTTATCACAATCCAAACTGGATGCTGAGGCAGCTCGGTATTCACCCACGCGCATACTTGCCGCGCGACGACGTTGCAAAATTGGCAAGCGTGCTAAACCTTGCAGACCACGAGCTTTCAAATATCCAGAGCCGAATTGTGGGGCCCCGATGGGTTCGTGTGGGCTCTCATGAAATTCACATCTGTGCACAGGAAAGGCGTTCTTTTCGCTACTGCCCGCAATGCTTGAGCGAAGCCCCCTACCATCGTGCCTTGTGGGAGTTCAAGCCTATGAGTGCCTGTCCGAAACACGGGACCTATCTGCTTGAGACCTGCAGTAAATGTTATCGCCGCGTTGGCTGGGCACGTGAAAACCTTCTGGAGTGCGGCTGTGGTGCGGATTTGAGGTCGTTTCGACCGCGCTCAGCACCCGATAAGACAGTAGATTTCTGCAGGTTGCTAGAGAAGCGCTTCGATGGGCAACCGGCAGACGAAAACTGCGCCATGCATCCTGCATTTCAGAAGTTGAGTTTCACAGATCTCCTGAACCACACGATGTTCCTGGCGGCTTATATTTCTGGTCGCGGGCGTGGAACCGGTCGACAATTGTTTTACAATCTTACTGCCGATGCATTGCGCGAGGTGTTTGACCGGGTTTCTGTGATTCTTGCTGATTGGCCTAACGGATTTCACCTGCTGCTTGATGAGGTACGGCAATTCACCGAACAGGATGTCGGAAAACACGTCGGGCTCGAGGCGGAATTTCGATCGCTCTACACCAATCTATTCCGCAAGCAGCAGGAGGTTGAGCATCTGCATCTCATCCGGGCTGAATTCGCCAAATATATCGAAGGTAAATGGTTTGCTGGGTTTGTCGTGCCAACCAGTAAACGATTGTCGGATGAATGGTCCCAGGATCAGTCGTTTGTTACGGTTGCGGAAGCGGCACGACGCCTTGGTATTCATCCAAGTATCCTGAGACGTGATATCGCCGAGGGGAGTTTGGCTGCAACCACGAGACAGATGCAAAGCAGATGCCTTCGCGTCCTAGAAGTCTCGGAGGTTGAGCGTTACCGAAACGCGCGTGAGAACCTGCTTGGAACCAATGATGCTCAGGAACTGCTCGGCGTTTCAAAACACCCCTTCATGAAACTGGTGAACGCAGGCCTGATCAAAGTCGTCAAGGGGCCGAAGGTTGATGGTTCTCAGCACTGGGCATTCAAAAAGCAAGATATCAATGAGTTCATTGCATCTGTGACAAGGCAAGCGGCCTATTGTGAGAATGCAGATGAGCCTGTGACTTTTGCCAAAGCGATACGTCGTTGTACTGCCAAGGGGCTTTGTATCGTTGACCTGATTCAGGGTTTGCTCGGTGGCGAGTTGAAATCGCTGAAGCGCTCGACAAAAGTGACCAATCTCAGAGATCTGTTCTTCAATGACACAGACTTCCGAGCTTTTCTTTACAATGAAAAACGGACGATCAAATGGGCCGTTACCATTCGCGAAGCTTCAAGGATGCTTGGGTTAAATGAAGAAGCCACACGTCATCTGGTGCATAAGGGTCTTCTCGAAACAACCTCTGTCGCTATAGATGGACGTCTTCGACGGCAGGTTTCGTTGGATGCAATCGAGAGGTTCAATGCGACTTACGTTTCTGCGTCAAGCTTGGCAGCTAGAAATGATACTTCGGCCAAAACTGTTGTAATCAAACAAAAAGAGTTCGGTATAAGACCAGTTACAGGGCCAGAGGTTGACGGAGGAAGACAATATTTCTTTAGAAGAAAGGGCTCGATCTTGTGTCTGATCTGA
- a CDS encoding ExeA family protein — protein MLTADVRAFYGIEKDWALAGFFETEWHRQMMADLRAAILAGRLVAITGSVGVGKTMMLNRLQTELSASKDILVARSLSIDKPRVVLPALLTAIFLDVSGDADVKVPTQPEKRERKLQDLIRKMRKTVVLFIDEAHDLHGNTLTGLKRLMEIVQAGDGVLSVVLVGHPRLRNDLNKATMEEIGHRTTKIMFQGLGDDSRKYLDWLLKQCRTKNTRQGDIIADDALDLMVERLSTPLQFTEHLTRAFTEAYKLGAKPVTREIVEETIAIGYDDLDARLARLGYNAKTLAEQFDTRLPEMRKFLKGHLDSERTQELGQMMRQAGLPI, from the coding sequence ATGCTAACAGCGGATGTCAGGGCATTTTATGGCATCGAGAAGGACTGGGCGCTGGCCGGTTTTTTCGAAACGGAATGGCACCGCCAGATGATGGCCGACCTGCGGGCGGCCATTCTGGCCGGTCGGCTGGTTGCCATCACAGGATCAGTTGGTGTCGGAAAAACCATGATGCTAAACAGGCTTCAGACAGAGTTGTCCGCAAGCAAAGATATTCTCGTGGCCCGCAGCCTGTCGATCGACAAACCGCGTGTTGTTCTGCCAGCCCTTCTGACCGCAATCTTTCTCGATGTCTCCGGTGATGCGGATGTCAAAGTGCCGACACAACCCGAAAAGCGGGAACGCAAACTTCAGGACCTCATCAGGAAAATGAGAAAAACCGTCGTTCTGTTCATCGACGAAGCTCATGACCTGCATGGAAACACGCTGACCGGTCTCAAGCGTCTGATGGAAATTGTCCAGGCAGGGGACGGGGTTCTGTCTGTCGTTCTGGTTGGCCATCCCCGCCTGCGGAATGATCTGAACAAGGCGACAATGGAAGAGATCGGGCATAGAACCACCAAGATCATGTTTCAGGGGCTTGGCGATGACAGTCGCAAATATCTCGACTGGCTGCTGAAGCAGTGCCGGACCAAAAACACTAGGCAAGGAGACATTATTGCGGACGATGCGCTGGATCTGATGGTCGAGCGCCTGTCAACACCGCTTCAGTTTACCGAACATCTGACACGCGCTTTCACCGAAGCCTACAAGCTTGGCGCCAAGCCTGTCACCCGGGAAATTGTCGAAGAAACAATTGCGATCGGCTATGACGATCTGGATGCCCGACTGGCACGGCTTGGATACAATGCCAAGACACTGGCGGAGCAATTCGATACCCGGCTTCCGGAAATGCGCAAGTTCCTGAAAGGACACCTGGATTCCGAACGGACCCAGGAACTGGGGCAGATGATGCGACAGGCCGGATTGCCGATATAA